Sequence from the Segatella copri genome:
CAAAGCACATCGGCATTCACGTAATGAAGACCGTCGTTGTCGAGAAGTTCGAACATCTGGTTCATCATCTTCTTTGCCGAAGTTCCGCCGCCGATAAACGGAAGGTGGGTTGTCGTTGGTTGGCGACGGATGCCCCGTCCGGTATGCGCCTGCCCGTCTCCAACGGAAGGAACTGCATCTGCTTCGGCTGATTCCATCATAGTGATTCCGATTCTCTTCAACCGCTCTGCCTTGCGCTTCGCCATCAGGTCGATGGCACGGGTACTGACGGAGAAATCTATCAGGAAGCAGTCACGCTCCAAATCTTCTGCCGTCTCTTCCAGCAGAGAGATGAGTGTTGAGGATATCCTTTCGGGCGTGCCATACATACTGGCTGAGGTGTCCAGGCAGACAATCATCGGACCCTTGCGGGAGGCGTGGGTAAAGCCGAGTTTGCGGGATGGTTTCGACATTTCGCTCTTATAACGGAAGGTCTGGAGTCTTCGCGTGCGATACTTATATATAAAGAGGCCCTCCATATCTTCATCGCTGTACTGTGCCAGTTCGAGGGGGAGAAGGGAGTTAAGATCATCGCCCACGGTAATGCCCTCGATATCGCTACCTGCAGAATGCTCCATCTTCATCTCTACGCCCGATGCGATGGTGAGCCGGTCTTTGCCGTTGGCATCGGCTACTCGTCCCATCTTTGCCACAATTTCCTTGATTTCGGGGTATTTATCCTGAATCTTCACCTGGTTCAGACGGCGTTCAAACTCCGTTTCAGTCCATCCGTTCGTCATCAGTTCCCAGGCTTGTACGGCGCGCTGTTCCGAAACGCCCTTCGTCTTCATGTTGCGGGTTATCTGGTCCATCATGCGCACCAGTCCTGTTTCGAAGTTGTTCTGACGGAGCGAGATAAAGTCCTTCAGCTTGTTCAATACCTGATGTTCGATGCAGACCTTCCAGTCTCTTACCAGCCGTTCCCAGTTTTCGGGTTTCGAAGCCCCGTCTCCAGTCATCAGTTTAAGGAAGAAAGTTTTATCGAACCCATCTTCAGCATGTTCCTGTTCCAGCTGGTCGAGCAGAGGGAGCCACACCTGTTCATCCATCCGCTTGAAGGGAGCCCAATCGAGCACATCATCTGCCCGATGACTCTCGGTCCAGGCACGCTGGCGCTGAAATCGCATGTGATGGACGCATTCCACGATAAACTTTCCCACACTATCATAGAAAACCTTGCTCTTGATTTTGCTGTTCACCACCTGGCGCACGAATTTCTGCACCTCCTCGCCAGTTTCTGCTATGGTTACTTTCAGAGTAAAGAGATGAATGAGATAATCCTTCAGCGGATCTTCCTTCAAATTCCAAGGCATGACGGTATCTGTCGGTTCAGGAATCTTCACCTGCCCCGACTTGCAGAAGTCATCCAGCATTTTCAGATAATACTGCGCCTCCGCCAAGTCCTTGTTATTCTGGTATTTCATAGGAGTAAATCCTTATTTTTTCTCCATCAGATATTCTGCGAAAATTCTTGCAGCGCTCTCCACTTTGGCAGCGCAAGGACGGGTCTTGTAATATTCTGCCGTTCTTGCTGAAGCCACATAGCTGGACTGCGCCTTCTCATGGCCCTTCAAGCCCAGAATCTCGGCACAGATGATGCTGCCGTTCTGCTCCTTCGATTTAGCAAGCAAATCCTGCACCACCTTATAGCATGCCGACTTGCCCTCACGGTCATCCCCCTCGGTCTGTCCGCAATCCAAGCCAACGAGCACCACGATGCCCGAAACGGCTCCGCACATCATTCTCATTCTGCCTACTCCACCACCGAAGCCGGCACCGATGCGCTTCGCCATCTCATCATCAAGACCATATAAATCGGCAAAGGCTGCCACCACCGATTGGCAGCAGCCATAGCCCTGCATAAAGTTATCCACAGCCTGGTGAACACGCGCCTCCAACTCTGGAGTCAATATTTTCTGTTCATTCATCATGTTTAGATTCTTCTATATTTAATAATGTAATAGGAGGCGATTAAACCTCGTAAAGCTTCATCGTATCCTGACGGGTAAATGCCAACTCCTTATAGAAATCACGGAGATAAGCCGATATTTCCGCCTTATCATCAGCAGATGCGAAGAGATTCTCGCCCAACTGCTTTTCCAGCGAGGTCAAGCCATCCGAAAGAGTTTCTATCTCCCCCTCGTAATCCCTGCCATCCTCCGGATTCCTGCGGACACGATGATATTTGATGTCCTCAGCAAGCGCATTCTTCATCTCCACGAGTTTGTCTGCAAAAGGAGAAAAGAGGGCACGGATCACGATGTTTCGGATAGCATCCCGCTCTTCCGGCTCCTGCCACAGACAATGGTAGATAGGAAGCAAATCGCAGATATCCACCTCTTCCCTATCCTGCATGAAGGCAGAAGTGCGAAGCAGGCGGACGATATTCTTCCATCTTCGGTCACTCACATAGATGTTTCTGCGCTCGGCAGCCTCATCCACATTCACGGCTCTCAGAGATTTACGGATGGCGGAAATCGCATCGAGCACCTCGATTTTCACGCCAATCTTATCGATACGCTCCGTCCATTCAGCATACTCCTCAGCAGTAATAGCATTTGAATTCGCTTTTCCTTCGGCCGCCGAACTTTGTTTTTTCACTCCTCGTTCTTCACTCTTCACTTCAGAAGCTCTTTGTTCTTCACTCTTCACTTCCAAGAGCATCGCCCGGAAATTCTTCTCCAGTTTTATCGGTCTACTCTCTATTCTGATGACGAATCGGTCCCAGAGCGCCTCCAGTCCTTCTCCCTTAGCCGGCAACTCATTGCTTGCAGCCACGAGAAGTTTCAGAGGAAGATGCATTTCCCGATTGCCGTTTCTGAAGATTTTCTCGTTAATCACCGTAAGGAGCGTGTTCTGGATAGCAGGTCCCGCCTTCCAGATTTCATCCAGGAAAACCACATCGGCAGTAGGCAGATAACCCTCCACCGCACGCTCGTACGTATCCGAAGTCTTCAGTTTCTGAATGCTCACCGGACCGAAGATTTCATCGGGTGTAGAGAATCGCGACATCAGATACTCAAAGCTCTGAGCCTCTCTGAATGCCGTCTTCAACTGTCTGGACACCATACTCTTTGCCACACCCGGAGGTCCCAGCAGGATGATACTCTCACCTGCCAGAGCAGCCAGGAGCGAGAGCGATATCTCCGTCTCCTTCTCATAAATGCCCCGGTTCATCTCCTGGAGCAAGAGTTTGAATCTTTCAATCATATTCTTACTTTTCTATTCAGAATCGTATAAAGACGAAAAGAAGTTAAGAGATAAAATTCATTATCCCTTAACTTCCTCATATTCTTTTATATAAATAAGGTATGGCTTACTTTACGTTGCCCACCTTAATCAAGTACTCAGCAATCTGAACAGCGTTCAGGGCAGCACCCTTACGAATCTGGTCGCCAGTCAACCACAATGTGTTGCCATTGTCATCAGCCAAATCCTTGCGGATACGACCTACATATACATCGTCCTTGCCGGCACTCTCCAATGGCATTGGATAAACGTAGTTCTGGGCATCATCCTTTACAGTTACGCCTGGAGCAGCCTCCAAAGCCTTGCGGATGTCCTCTACTGCCAATGGCTTCTCTGTCTCGAACCAAACACTCTCTGAGTGAGAACGGAGTGAAGAAACGCGAACGCAAGTAGCACTGGTGCGAACATCAGAGTGCATAATCTTGCGGGTCTCGTTATACATCTTCATCTCCTCCTTGGTGTAATCGTTAGGAGTCATCTTGTCAATCTGTGGAATGACATTGTATGCCAACTGATGAGGGAACTTATTGATATGCTCAGTCTTACCTGTCTCGATGATATCCTTATACTGCTGCTCAAGTTCAGCCATGGCAGCAGCACCAGCACCTGAAGCACTCTGGTAAGAAGAGATATGAATCTTCTTGATATGGCTCAAGTCATCGATAGGCTTCAACACTACTACCATCATGATGGTGGTACAGTTAGGGTTGGCGATGATGTTGCGAGGGCGGTTCAGGGCATCCTCAGCATTTACCTCAGGCACAACCAGAGGCACATCGTCACACATACGGAATGCGCTAGAGTTATCAATCATCACGGCACCATACTTGGTGATAGTCTCGGCAAACTCCTCAGAAGTGCCGCCACCAGCAGATGTGAAAGCAATATCGACATCTTTAAAGTCATCGTTATGCTGCAAAAGTTTGACCTCATAGTCCTTTCCCTTGAAGTTGTATTTTCGTCCGGCAGAACGCTCAGAACCAAACAACACCAAATCATCCATAGGGAAATTTCTCTCAGCAAGGATACGCAGGAATTCCTGTCCTACTGCGCCACTTGCACCAACAATTGCTACTTTCATAATCGAATCTTTTAATTTATAAAGTTGTTATAAGTGTAAACTGTGGAAGAGAAAGCCAACCTCCTTATCATCTTCATGATTTCTCATTTTCTGATAGCTTCATGATTTCTCATTCTCTGATAGCTTCATGATTCCTCATTTTCTGATAGCCGGAAACTGCTTATTTTCTCAAATCCGCTGCAAAGTTAAGACTTTTTCTACAATATCAAGCATAAATTCCCAAAAATTATTGCTTTTTGCTGCAAATTTATCATTTTTGCTTACTTTTCTGCAAGAATATGCAAGAATTTGGAGAAAAATACTATTATAATATAGGTGTACCTATCTCGGTGACGCCCGAAGAGAACATTCAGACTATCATTAATCTTCTACCTTCCAATCCTTTATGGTATGCGTCTCCACATCAAAGTTGATTCCTACCTTCACGATTGGAAGACCGCAGAGGGCGAAACGCTTCGCATACTCCTTCAAGTCTATCTGTTTCATTGCCACATCAGCACTTTGGTTCAGTTTCAATTCAAAGAGGTAGAGATGGGTGGCAGTACGGAGCACCATATCGACACGTCCCTTTGGCGTGTGAACCTCTACATCCACATAATTGTCGAGGATGGAGAAGATGACATACATCATCTGCTGATAATGCCCCTCATAATCCGTATTGTCGCAATAAGGAATCGTGCCGAGATAAGTCTGGAGCATTTCCAGAGCCTCATCTATCTTGTTATGACGAATGGCAGCAGACATCTTGGCGATTGTGGTGGTACCCTTCACCGTATTCATACCTATATAATAAGGTAAAAGACTACGATACAAACCCACACGAATCTCCTTGTTCGGTATGTCTAAGAGATAGAGTTCCGTCTCTGAGTCATAGCCCTTGATGGTGATGTAGCCACTCTGATAGAGCAACGGCATGATGGTGGTCATCTTCTCGGTTGGAGCATCAAACTCCGACTTATCTGCCTCGCTGCCACCTATCTCAGATGGCATCACCTGGAACTTGTTGAGCATGTTGATCAAGTAAGTAGGTGTACCAGAGGCAAACCAATAGTAATCCAAATTGCCATTTGTCATGGCATTGAGCAAGCTGAATGGATTGAATACGTCAGGAGATTCACTCGCAAAATGATAACCATCATAATATTCCCCGAGAGCCGCCAACGTCTCTTTTCTTGTCTTGCTCAACTTCTCGCCCAAAGCATCAATATCTGCGGACATTTGGGTCTCCAGTTCTTCCTTGGTGATACCACAAATTCCCGCATACTGAGGCAGCATGCTCACATTCGTGATGTTATTCAGTTCACTAAAGATGCTCATCTGCGAGAACTTGGTGATACCGGTCAAGAAGACAAAGCGGAGATAAGGTTCGCACATTTTCAATGGACTATAGAAATTGCGCATAACGTTGCGAAGAACCTGCAAGGAAGTATCCTCGTGTACTACATCCAACAAAGGAGCATCATACTCATCGATGAGCACAACCACTTGCTTGCCTGTCTTTCGATAAGCAGTCAGAATCAAATCGGTCAGACGATTATTTGCTCCATTCTGAGGTGTTGTAATACCATACGTAGCCTCTTTATTAGCCAATTGATAGCCCAAATAATCTTCCAACTCCTTCTTTTCCAGATGCTTACCACCCGACATATCAAAATGCAGCACAGGATATTCCGTCCACTCCTGCTCCAGTTTTTCGATGGCAAGCCCTTTAAACAAATCCTTCTTACCCTCAAAATAGCTTTGAAATGTAGAAACCAGCAACGACTTTCCGAAACGGCGTGGTCGGTTCAAGAAGAAATAACATCCACCAGAATGCGTCATTCTGTAAATGTATTCCGTCTTATCAACATAGAGCTTATCTTCTTTTCGAATTCGCTCAAAAGTTTGGATTCCCACAGGGTATAATTTCAATGCAGCCATCTTACAATATGCTTTAAGTACTTATATCTGGGGACAAAGATACAAAAAAATATTCATAGCTGCAAAGAACTCCCCATTTTGTTTGCGATATCTAACAAAAAACGTAAACAACATACCATCATCCCTTGGATTATATTCAAAAGCGGATACTCGGTTCATTCCAGCCAAGTTCCAGTTTCACGGCAAAGTGGAGCGCCGTGCTCTGGCAAGAACTCCGATGAACGCCAATGCCACTACGAACAATACAGATATAATACATTTCTTAGTCATGATTGATAAAATTTAAATTCAACTTTTAATATCCAAGACTCAACCCTATCCTTATAGCAAGGTAAAAATCCCGAGTGCAAAAGTAGAAAAAAATAAGCAAGTAATGATGCTATCCATACGTGGATTGTATCAAATACTCACTTATGTGTATGAAATCATCAATGCCTACAGCATCAAATCCTTGATGGTTGTACCATTCATGAATCTGCTTAAATCTACCCTTTCTCCAATACCATGCAAATGTCCGGTTTCGGAATACTGCCAGATATTGCACTTTCCTCTGCCGTCGATAGAGGGTTGTCTGGAGTTATAATTGGCGATGAAGAGATAATAGCGATTGAACTTCGCCCCCATCTCCTTATTATAGAAACTCTCGTTGCTATAGATGATAGGATACTTACCATAGTGTTTCTTCACCAAGTCAGCAAACACCTGTATGCTATCCTGCAGCTGTCGTCCCTTCCATCTTCCTTGGATGCCTTTCTCCTCCACATCCAATACAGGAATCAAGTCCTGCTCACCCTTCTTCACCATCTTTTGGAAATCCAGGAACTGAGCAGTTACTGAAGAGCCGGCAGACATCAGATGATAAGATCCCACCTTCAACCCATATTTACGAGCCAGTCTGATATTTCGGCGATAATGTCGATCCACATATCCCTTACCATGTGTAGCTCTGATATAAACGAACTTGATTCGCTTGTTCTTCGCTATTTCCTTCCACTTGATAACTCCATTGTGTTTCGACACATCAATGCCGTCATATCCGCCATGCGTATAAGGTTGCCCTTTCAATCTATCAACGAAGACATCAGAATAAGATGAAGCGATGCCCACCCATCGCTTCACCTTATATGGCGACACCACATACATGATTCCCAGACCAATACCAGCCAAAACGACCAGGCTGCCTAAGGAAACCAAAGTATATTTTAATCCTTTCTTCATTACATTTTATCTTTTAGTTGTTTTCAGGGGGACAAAGATAGTGAATTTATCCGAAACGGCATAGAAAACAAGGGGATAAATGTATGAAATAGGAGTCTGGAAGTACGAAATGATAAAACGGATGCTTGACAACACCATTGTTCCAAGATTCCCACTTGGATTTCTTTTTGAATCAATCAAAGGATATTCACCATTTTATTACTGGCATATTCCCATCAAACTTACCCCACATTACGGGATGTTGACGATTCCCTGATGCTTCGACTACTCCCTGATGTACGAAGTTATAAATTTCCTTAGCCGTGATAACTCTATCCTTGTTTGTATCAGCACCACCTCGCAAGCCACGTTCCAAGAACACAGTAAACAGGCTGTTATTGAAACCTGTCTGTCTTGGAGTTTCTAAGGATTTCTCCGTTGAACGGGAAGAGAGGAAGAACATCACATTCTCTTTGGAATAGTTAGTATTCCTCTTATTCGTATTTCTCATTTTCCCTGCAAAGCAAGCATCCACGAAAATCATTTTCTGCTGAGCTTTACACTGTCTCATGATGCTCAATACGGAAGAGTAATACAAAACTCCATCGTAACACACCAATCCACCAGGCACACCATGACCGCTAAAGTATAGGATAATAGCATCTGATGGCGAAGCCTTGGCAAATGTATTACGCATTGCCGTACATACCTTTTTGATTGTAACGTCTGAATTGACAAAACAATCAACCGTAGCATTACCATTCTTGGTAAAGATACCCGATATGGTCTTGGCATCATTCGCACTTACCCGAAGGTCGTTCTGACGACCGGGATAATCGGCAATACCAACACACACGATATAGGTTCTTGCTTGCAAAAACAAAATGCCAAACAAAAACATGGCTATTATGGATAAAATTCGTTTCATAACAAACTCATTATTATTAGCGAGCAGAATGATAATAAACATTTCTGCCCGCTATTCTTGCTAATCACAAACAGGTCTTATTGAACGCAGAGTCTGAATTGGCTCATACGTTAAATCAGAATCTTCTTCATTAAAATAAAGATAATAGGCA
This genomic interval carries:
- a CDS encoding vWA domain-containing protein, producing the protein MKYQNNKDLAEAQYYLKMLDDFCKSGQVKIPEPTDTVMPWNLKEDPLKDYLIHLFTLKVTIAETGEEVQKFVRQVVNSKIKSKVFYDSVGKFIVECVHHMRFQRQRAWTESHRADDVLDWAPFKRMDEQVWLPLLDQLEQEHAEDGFDKTFFLKLMTGDGASKPENWERLVRDWKVCIEHQVLNKLKDFISLRQNNFETGLVRMMDQITRNMKTKGVSEQRAVQAWELMTNGWTETEFERRLNQVKIQDKYPEIKEIVAKMGRVADANGKDRLTIASGVEMKMEHSAGSDIEGITVGDDLNSLLPLELAQYSDEDMEGLFIYKYRTRRLQTFRYKSEMSKPSRKLGFTHASRKGPMIVCLDTSASMYGTPERISSTLISLLEETAEDLERDCFLIDFSVSTRAIDLMAKRKAERLKRIGITMMESAEADAVPSVGDGQAHTGRGIRRQPTTTHLPFIGGGTSAKKMMNQMFELLDNDGLHYVNADVLWITDFLIPDPPQQLLSRFKEYKETGTRFYGIRIVRDDDKEPNLWKEYFNQIYTIRYRPLRRY
- a CDS encoding C-GCAxxG-C-C family protein gives rise to the protein MMNEQKILTPELEARVHQAVDNFMQGYGCCQSVVAAFADLYGLDDEMAKRIGAGFGGGVGRMRMMCGAVSGIVVLVGLDCGQTEGDDREGKSACYKVVQDLLAKSKEQNGSIICAEILGLKGHEKAQSSYVASARTAEYYKTRPCAAKVESAARIFAEYLMEKK
- a CDS encoding AAA family ATPase, producing the protein MIERFKLLLQEMNRGIYEKETEISLSLLAALAGESIILLGPPGVAKSMVSRQLKTAFREAQSFEYLMSRFSTPDEIFGPVSIQKLKTSDTYERAVEGYLPTADVVFLDEIWKAGPAIQNTLLTVINEKIFRNGNREMHLPLKLLVAASNELPAKGEGLEALWDRFVIRIESRPIKLEKNFRAMLLEVKSEEQRASEVKSEERGVKKQSSAAEGKANSNAITAEEYAEWTERIDKIGVKIEVLDAISAIRKSLRAVNVDEAAERRNIYVSDRRWKNIVRLLRTSAFMQDREEVDICDLLPIYHCLWQEPEERDAIRNIVIRALFSPFADKLVEMKNALAEDIKYHRVRRNPEDGRDYEGEIETLSDGLTSLEKQLGENLFASADDKAEISAYLRDFYKELAFTRQDTMKLYEV
- a CDS encoding aspartate-semialdehyde dehydrogenase translates to MKVAIVGASGAVGQEFLRILAERNFPMDDLVLFGSERSAGRKYNFKGKDYEVKLLQHNDDFKDVDIAFTSAGGGTSEEFAETITKYGAVMIDNSSAFRMCDDVPLVVPEVNAEDALNRPRNIIANPNCTTIMMVVVLKPIDDLSHIKKIHISSYQSASGAGAAAMAELEQQYKDIIETGKTEHINKFPHQLAYNVIPQIDKMTPNDYTKEEMKMYNETRKIMHSDVRTSATCVRVSSLRSHSESVWFETEKPLAVEDIRKALEAAPGVTVKDDAQNYVYPMPLESAGKDDVYVGRIRKDLADDNGNTLWLTGDQIRKGAALNAVQIAEYLIKVGNVK
- a CDS encoding ATP-binding protein; translated protein: MAALKLYPVGIQTFERIRKEDKLYVDKTEYIYRMTHSGGCYFFLNRPRRFGKSLLVSTFQSYFEGKKDLFKGLAIEKLEQEWTEYPVLHFDMSGGKHLEKKELEDYLGYQLANKEATYGITTPQNGANNRLTDLILTAYRKTGKQVVVLIDEYDAPLLDVVHEDTSLQVLRNVMRNFYSPLKMCEPYLRFVFLTGITKFSQMSIFSELNNITNVSMLPQYAGICGITKEELETQMSADIDALGEKLSKTRKETLAALGEYYDGYHFASESPDVFNPFSLLNAMTNGNLDYYWFASGTPTYLINMLNKFQVMPSEIGGSEADKSEFDAPTEKMTTIMPLLYQSGYITIKGYDSETELYLLDIPNKEIRVGLYRSLLPYYIGMNTVKGTTTIAKMSAAIRHNKIDEALEMLQTYLGTIPYCDNTDYEGHYQQMMYVIFSILDNYVDVEVHTPKGRVDMVLRTATHLYLFELKLNQSADVAMKQIDLKEYAKRFALCGLPIVKVGINFDVETHTIKDWKVED
- a CDS encoding glycoside hydrolase family 25 protein: MKKGLKYTLVSLGSLVVLAGIGLGIMYVVSPYKVKRWVGIASSYSDVFVDRLKGQPYTHGGYDGIDVSKHNGVIKWKEIAKNKRIKFVYIRATHGKGYVDRHYRRNIRLARKYGLKVGSYHLMSAGSSVTAQFLDFQKMVKKGEQDLIPVLDVEEKGIQGRWKGRQLQDSIQVFADLVKKHYGKYPIIYSNESFYNKEMGAKFNRYYLFIANYNSRQPSIDGRGKCNIWQYSETGHLHGIGERVDLSRFMNGTTIKDLML
- a CDS encoding caspase family protein, yielding MKRILSIIAMFLFGILFLQARTYIVCVGIADYPGRQNDLRVSANDAKTISGIFTKNGNATVDCFVNSDVTIKKVCTAMRNTFAKASPSDAIILYFSGHGVPGGLVCYDGVLYYSSVLSIMRQCKAQQKMIFVDACFAGKMRNTNKRNTNYSKENVMFFLSSRSTEKSLETPRQTGFNNSLFTVFLERGLRGGADTNKDRVITAKEIYNFVHQGVVEASGNRQHPVMWGKFDGNMPVIKW